The genome window AAGGATGAAATCGTACATTTTTCTGACAAGTCCTTTTCCTCTGTATTCTGGATTGATTCCTGTTCCTGCATTATAAATAATATATTGCCCGTTTTCTTCTTTCCAGGCCTGAAGGATAAATCCCTGCAGTTTATCAGATTCAAAAACACCGACAGACAATTTCATATCGATTTTCTCTAATGCTATTTTCAATTCTAATTGTTCTAATGATAAATGAAAAGGAACTACATAGTCCGAGAAAGAAGTATTAAATACTAATAAAAGCTCTTCTAAATCAACAAGTTCAAGATTTTTAAATTCCATGCATGATATTTATAAAGTAGTAAAGTTATTGACTTAAAAAACATCAATAAAGTTTGAATTTTCACACAATAAAAATACCTCTAAAAATTTAGAGGTATTCAAAAAACATATAATCTTTTCTATTTATTCTTTAATTAGCTTTTGATAAGATGTAGAGCCATCTTTTAAGCTGATTTCAAGATAGTAATTACCAGATTTTAAATCAGAAACATTAATGTTTTCTCCGTCGATTTTTACCGTTTTTACCTTTCTGCCTGTAGATTCATAAATATCAACTGATTGTATTTTATCAGCATTTTTGAAAGATACAGTTTCCTTTGCTGGATTAGGATAGAGACGAACTTTTTTACTTTCAGCAAAAACATCATTCACTCCTAAAGTTCCAGCTTTTGTTAACACTGCATATCCTCTGTTTCCTGTTCCTCCGCCATGATAAGCTAAAGTTGTAGAAGAACCTTTTGCAAAAAAGATATTCATAGTTCCTGCTGCATTGGTAAAGGCTGTATCTCCTGTTCCACCAGAAAGAGAACGTGTTGCTACAATTGTTCTGGTTCCTGAAGCAACGGTATTAGAAGTTATCGTCCAATCTTGTACAGCATCTGTACTTGGCGCTACTCCTACGCCACCAAAAGTATAATCTAAGTTTGCAGTTGTAGTTGAATTTGCATTATAAATAAACCCGTCTACTCCGGTTCCCATACCGCCACTTGTTCCGGTGCCTCCAAATCCTACCCCCAAATAAGAAGTATCAGGTCCTGTAAGCGTTAAAGTTGCTAAAGTTGGAGAAGTATCTAATTTCACAGTCATTCCAGTAGAAAGAGTAACTGTACCTGTCGAAAACTGTGCCCAAGCAAAATTGGCAAGAGCAATACTAAATGTAAGTAAAATTTTTTTCATTTTAATTTTTTAATAAATTGATAAGGTCTTTATTGTTTGTTTGTAAAGCATATTCAAAAGGAGTCATTCCCTGTGAATCTTTTATTGATTTATCGGCTTTGTGCTTCAGCAGCAATTCTGCCAATTCTTTATTACCGAATTTTACCGCCCAAAATAAAGGGGTAGATCCTGAAGAATCTGCAATATTCGGGTTGGCATTTTTCTTTAATAAATGTTCCACCAAGTCTTTATTATATTTCACAGAAAGCCCTGCAAGTGCAGTTCCTTCCTGACTTTTATAATTTACATCTTTCACATTGTCAATAAGAAATTTTGCTACTTCTACATTGCTTCTGTAACAAGCTAAAATCAACGGTGAAAAACCATTTTCATTGGTTTGATTGATCACATCGGGATTCTGTTTCATCAATTCTTTTACTTCAGCTACAGTTCCACTTCTGGCAATATCAAAAATAGATTTTGCTTTTTCCTGAGCCGACATTACCGTAAAGCTCAGAATGAAACTTAGGATAAAAAATATTTTTTTCATTGTTTCAGCATTACATAGTTATATTCAACATTTACATTTTCTGCTACTTTCTTCATGACCATTTTAGGAATGGTCACCTTAAAATCTGCGGGTCTTGCAACAAAAGTTCCCTGCATATAAATCTTTCCATCTTTAGAATAAATTGCAGCACTCGAATTCACTGCTCGATCAACTCCGTGAAAATTCAATGTTCCCTGAACTGTATATTTCTGAGGTGATGCCGTCAGTTTTGTTTTATCAAAGTTTACAATCTTTCCTTTAAAAGTTGTCTTCGGGTATTTTGCAGATTCTGCATAGCTTTCATTAAAATGTTCTTCCATTAATTTTACTTTAAAATGGAAATTTTTCACTGATGAAACTGATGCAAAATCTCCGTTATCTGCATTAATAACAGCAATATTATTATCATCCTGCGCATAAACATCTTCAAATAAAGGGAC of Chryseobacterium scophthalmum contains these proteins:
- a CDS encoding T9SS type A sorting domain-containing protein, encoding MKKILLTFSIALANFAWAQFSTGTVTLSTGMTVKLDTSPTLATLTLTGPDTSYLGVGFGGTGTSGGMGTGVDGFIYNANSTTTANLDYTFGGVGVAPSTDAVQDWTITSNTVASGTRTIVATRSLSGGTGDTAFTNAAGTMNIFFAKGSSTTLAYHGGGTGNRGYAVLTKAGTLGVNDVFAESKKVRLYPNPAKETVSFKNADKIQSVDIYESTGRKVKTVKIDGENINVSDLKSGNYYLEISLKDGSTSYQKLIKE
- a CDS encoding YceI family protein, with the translated sequence MKNLLLLIVTLSFSNAVSAQKYSTKTGKVTFEASVPLFEDVYAQDDNNIAVINADNGDFASVSSVKNFHFKVKLMEEHFNESYAESAKYPKTTFKGKIVNFDKTKLTASPQKYTVQGTLNFHGVDRAVNSSAAIYSKDGKIYMQGTFVARPADFKVTIPKMVMKKVAENVNVEYNYVMLKQ
- a CDS encoding ankyrin repeat domain-containing protein; this encodes MKKIFFILSFILSFTVMSAQEKAKSIFDIARSGTVAEVKELMKQNPDVINQTNENGFSPLILACYRSNVEVAKFLIDNVKDVNYKSQEGTALAGLSVKYNKDLVEHLLKKNANPNIADSSGSTPLFWAVKFGNKELAELLLKHKADKSIKDSQGMTPFEYALQTNNKDLINLLKN